The nucleotide window CTGCATCACTCATGAAGCAGCCTCATAAAAAAGGTTCAGAGTAAAACAATCGTGTGTGTATTTTCAACTCTTGTACATGTGTTTGTGTTTGTGTTCGTGTACGGGGTAAATACCCTCATCGTATCGTTGACAAACCCCCTCCTAAAAACGCCAGCAGATGCAAAAAATAAAATAAACAAAAAACAAAGACAAAGAAGGTATATACAACAGAAAAGCCAGTTGGTCACAGACCGTCATCCCCTGATATGCTAAAAAGTGATCAAAAAATGAGTGTGGAGAATGTAGCGGGTTCAGCAGCAAAAAACATCATGTTGTTCCGAAATCCAAGTGGTTTCCAGAGCGAATGATTGTATGAATGAATGAATGAATGTGTAGCGCCCGTGGCGCTTAGTTGGGAACAACGCGGCGGCTAGAGCGGCGGGGACGAGCCACGCGGCCGTAGTAAGCGCGCTTGGTGATGTTGCCGTTGACGCAAGTAGTGCCAGCGGCAACAGCTTGCCAGACCACATTGCCGTTGTTGCAGAGACCGAATTGGGTGGCACCGTTGCACACGATTGCGCCGTTGGTGGTGCAAGTGCCTGAACCGCCGCCGACTGAGGGGCTGGAAGGTGTGGAGGGAGTAGAAGGAGTGCCGGTACCGAtgggagatggtggtgaaaCTCCTGCGGGGGCAGTGGGGCCAGCTCCAGTTGGCGCGGTGGGTGTGGCGGTGACGGTGACGAGCGTGGTGGATGTTGGCAGAGCGGGACCGCTGGAGGCGCCAGGGGCAAAGACACCACCGCCTGGGTTGGAGGGAGGAGGTGATGGCTTGCCGCCAGCTGGCTTGGTAGGAGCAGCTGGAGACTGACCGGCGGCAGGAGAGCTGACGGTAGCGGAGGGAGCACCATCAGCTGGCGGTGAAGGAGCGGCAGGAGGTTGACCAGCGGAGGGAGCAGAGGGAGAGCCGCCACTTGGAGCGGAACCAGAGGGGTCAGAGGGCCCAGAGGGATCAGAAGGAGTAGTTCCAGTAGATCCACAGTCGCCAGTAGGAGCAACGACGCTTGCCGAATCTCCTGAGCCCATCTGAAGCACTGATCCAGGGTTTGGAATCTTCAAAACCGTGCTGGATACTTGCTTGCAGGAAGTGCTAGCAATGTTGGCAACCAACATGTCGGGAAGGGCGTCGAACTTGGACTTGTCACTGGCACCGCCGGAAACTTCGATGGGAGCACAGTTCATGTACATCTCTGGACCGCCGCTCAACTTGGCGAACCAAGTCCAGGCGAATGTAGCGTTGCCGTTGGGGATGCTGTCTGGAAGCTCAAAATCGAACTTCAGAGGTCCCCCATCAACACCAGGGCAGCCACCCTCAATAGACTTGATAACCTTGAAGATGGAGTCCTTGGTGGGTGCAGTGTCCGTGGTAACACTGAGCTGGCATGATCCGCCGCCGTGAACAGCGCTGCCCTTGAAGCTAAGTTCTTGCTTCTGTCCAACAGCCATTTTGTTCATGGTCGAGATCGAGTAGCCAATGTCGTGCTTGCAGGGGAACTGCGCAGCCTGAATCGGCGAATTGTCGAGCTTGTCTTTGCTAAATGGAACAGGAGACTCCATGATCATGTGAGCGTTCGCAGTAGCGAACAAGGCCGCCACAGCCATAGTGGTGAATCGGAAAAGCATGATGTTGGTGGTAAAATGGTATCGTACAACGACACTGATGGAATGCAGAAAAGTGTGTAGGGAATGTAGTGATCTAGCCCGGCTAGTCGTGTTGAAAATACTGCAATGCAAAGAATGTAGAAGCTGCTGAATGAGCGTGGTTTTTGATGAGAAGAAACATTTTGCGAGGCTGTTTCTAGTCTTATATGCCAGTGTCACGGTGGCCAGCGTCAACGGCATGAAACAGGCGGTCCAGGTACGCTGAACCTCTCAGCCAAGGGAATAGTAGAATGCCTTAGGATCCACGCAGGTACGTTATGCGTTGACGCCATGATGGGAAAGCGGAACAGCGTAGGCTGCCTGGACTCGAGGATGGCCATGCTTCGACCTGCGAGGCTTTCGCTGAAGTTTCGTTTCGATGTTGCATTCGGTCCATCATTGGGCGAGGCTGTGTCGCTTAGCGGGCCGGCAAAAGATCCGGGCCCCTGGCGGTTTTATGCTGCGTCGCATGTTGGACCTGACTATCCCTGTCCTACGTGGCCGATTGGTGAGCCACATACTTCCTCTTTCTACGCTGTCGCGTTGATGTGTCCACAATCCGAATCGCCGCGGCTACTCCCAAAGCTTGATTTCTCTCGAAGCCACGTATGGTCTGTCACAGTGTCCTGCTGTGGACACAAAGGATTGGTTATGGTCCATCGTCAAAGCGTTGATCGTAATGTCTAGAGATTGTAAGTGGAATAACGCCACCAAATATTGCAGGTATAATAGAGCCATCGCGTGGTCAGAGTCCCATCCACATTCCCATCAAGTATCCAAAGCCGAGATAGTCTTTTGCCGACACAGGGGCCCACAAAGCCGGCATCCAGTGTATCCATGCATGGTGACTTGCATGAAGCAGCTTCGCTTCTTCCGGAGGCTGTGCTCTCACCAACGGCATAGTCGCTATGACCAGGTACGCCACCACACGCTGCGCCACAACCAAAGAGGTAGGGAAGACGGGCGGCTTTCTTAACGGTAGAGACGTCCGCGTTCTAACTTCCGTAGTGGAATGCCCGATGCAAGCGCAATGTGGCCAATATCGTCGTCCCCACGCACGTCGGCTATATGAACCTCAACATCTTTGAGAAGTCTTGCCCGTTCCATGGCATCGAGCATTGTCCCACCCTGTGGGATCTTGAGCCATGGGTTTTCATATGTCATGCTCGTCACAAACCCGAACATCTCTGGTCCAAGAGTCTTTCTTTTGAGAATCAAGCCGACGCTGCCCGTTATCAAAATAACGGTCGATGCAGCCAATAGCAGAGCAAGCCATGCAACGTTGCAGACGAATATCTCTTCTGTCGATGTAGTATTACCAGTTGTTGTTGCACCCAGGAAAGCCGAGTTTGTTTGATCGATGGTCTGCGAGAACTTCGTGAACCAGCTAAAGACTGAGTGTTCGGTTATGGACAAATTTGCTGGGAGATACACATTTGCATCGGTGACCGGTAGAGTATCTGGTCCGTAAGCCGACAGGTTGTTGCTCAGACTACCGAAATAGCCAGACGACTGGCTACTAAGCTGGTAGTAAGTATTCAAGACCAGACTCAACCTTCTGGAAAAGACGTCTGGTTGTAACCCAAAAAGATTCGCGTACGCTACATCTGCATACAGACGCCCGGCTTTCTGAATGAATGGAAAGCTTGAAGTGTTAGCCAGAAAAAGCTCAGTAGGACTTGAGCCTTCGGTGAACTTGATCGCCGTCGGAAACTTGTGGGCAACGTTTTTTAGGATTTCGAAAGACTCAAATGCTGTCAATGCATTCGGTCGTGTGTCGGTTATCGACTTCCTGGTCTTGGAAGCCGCGCATTGGGTTCCGGCGCATTTTACATATGCTTCGACGTGATGTTGGAGAAGTGTACATGTGGCGATGTTTAGGCCTTGCGTCATTCCGTCCTTGGTGATACCATACACGGATGCAAAAGTTAAATCTCTCGGTGTATTTTTCTCACTTTCACTCAGTCGGGACTGATTGTAGTGACCTGCAAAACCATCCAATCGGCCGAGGTAAAGGTCCCTATCCAGTTGATTAGTGGGTGGAGAACGCGCTAGATCTCGGGTAGTGTCGATGAGAAACGAGGCAGGGCCATCCAAAGTATCGAATGGATGCAGTTCCCAATCCGACTTGTTTGACCAGATTTGACCAGGTATCATCTCATCTAATTTGGTGTAGTTCGTGGATGTTGGTTCATTTGTACCATGGGTTCCTGGATATAGTTCTTGCTTGAAAGGCCCACACGATACGGCCATGTAGTTGTACTCTAGCGTGAAATTGCTGCTGGCGTTGCTTGGCAGTCCAGCAACTGGTACACCCACCAAAGACGTATATGTCTCAGGTACTGAAACCTGACGGGATACCTCTATCCATCCATCGGTGTCTGGAACTGACTGATTGGGCGCATCCAGACTTGGTATCTTGACGTTCCCCCAAGAATCCTGAGGACCAAGCTTGACGGACTGTGGGGCAAGTAATGCTGCGTTGTACAGAGCACCAGCCTGAGCATATTTTCCCCCTGCGAGGTTTCCTGTGGCTATAGGAAATATTGCACCCGCGGGACCTGTCGTGAGATAGCGAAGCTTGATGCTTGAATAGCTTGCTTCATGTTCCCGACTCATCAAGCGAAGAGATGCTTGACCTCCTAGCGGAGATAAAGCCCAGAGGAAGAGTAGGTTTACGCCCACAACGGTGAGCCGCTGCATTAGAAGTTGGCTTTCGAAAGTACCCCAGACGGACTGGCTAGCCATCAAAAGCTCCAGGGTCTGGTGAGAATTAGTAAATCTCTCAAGCATCGGATAGAACAGACTGAAGCAACATGATGCATACTAACTCACACTAATTTTTGTGCCTCTCT belongs to Pyrenophora tritici-repentis strain M4 chromosome 10, whole genome shotgun sequence and includes:
- a CDS encoding Drf-FH1 multi-domain protein, with amino-acid sequence MAVAALFATANAHMIMESPVPFSKDKLDNSPIQAAQFPCKHDIGYSISTMNKMAVGQKQELSFKGSAVHGGGSCQLSVTTDTAPTKDSIFKVIKSIEGGCPGVDGGPLKFDFELPDSIPNGNATFAWTWFAKLSGGPEMYMNCAPIEVSGGASDKSKFDALPDMLVANIASTSCKQVSSTVLKIPNPGSVLQMGSGDSASVVAPTGDCGSTGTTPSDPSGPSDPSGSAPSGGSPSAPSAGQPPAAPSPPADGAPSATVSSPAAGQSPAAPTKPAGGKPSPPPSNPGGGVFAPGASSGPALPTSTTLVTVTATPTAPTGAGPTAPAGVSPPSPIGTGTPSTPSTPSSPSVGGGSGTCTTNGAIVCNGATQFGLCNNGNVVWQAVAAGTTCVNGNITKRAYYGRVARPRRSSRRVVPN